One window of Burkholderia cepacia GG4 genomic DNA carries:
- the pbpC gene encoding penicillin-binding protein 1C, with translation MIDRGLPRPARFAGRVFVAVVLAAPLVAHALPGYDDVRRNWRSSDWVLLARDGTPLQRTRVDLTERRGDWVSLADVSPAFREAIVVSEDKRFYEHSGVDWRGIAGAAWGNLWNERTRGASTMTMQLAGLLSDAPRRSGQRSLPQKATQAMNALLLERGWRKDQILEAYLNLVPFRGETVGLAALSQVLFGKAPSGLDAREAAIAAALVRGPNATPAKVAERACRILRDMRAEQACASLDGYVQLVIARPASAVRDDGAALAPHFARRIAAEVRPAAGAQVRTTLDAPLQRFARDTLTRALTELNAPAHRRNVNDGAVVVIDNASGEIRAWVGSSGALSSARDVDAVLAPRQAGSTLKPFLYAQAIDEKRLTAASLLDDAPVNLAAGGGLYIPQNYDKDFKGWVSVRSALGGSLNVPAVRTLVLVTPHRFARTLTALGLPLAQEGDYYGFSLALGSADVTLLSLANAYRALANGGVARKVVDVPAPAPAAGASTPGRTDNGTRVFSEAASFVVTDILSDNNARVRTFGFDNPLATRFFSAVKTGTSKDMRDNWTVGFTSRYTVGVWVGNADGSPMWDVSGVTGASPVWSAVVGYLHRDLPSRAPQPPAGVETRRITFEREVEPSRNEWFIAGTALDTIRLAAPVTPGKDGARAPLTIGAPTDGTIFAIDPDIPPKNQRIWFERSAGHAARFAWRLDDKVIGHADRIAWMPWPGRHRLELVDAHGNVADAIGFEVRGAFAKAAARKP, from the coding sequence ATGATCGATCGTGGATTGCCGCGGCCGGCCCGTTTCGCCGGCCGCGTATTCGTCGCCGTCGTGCTGGCTGCGCCGCTCGTCGCGCACGCGCTGCCCGGCTACGACGACGTGCGCCGCAACTGGCGCAGTTCCGACTGGGTGCTGCTCGCACGCGACGGCACGCCGCTGCAGCGCACGCGTGTCGACCTCACCGAACGACGCGGCGACTGGGTGTCGCTCGCCGACGTGTCGCCTGCGTTCCGCGAGGCGATCGTCGTATCGGAGGACAAGCGCTTCTACGAACACAGTGGCGTCGACTGGCGCGGGATCGCCGGCGCGGCCTGGGGCAACCTGTGGAACGAGCGCACGCGCGGCGCGTCGACCATGACGATGCAGCTCGCCGGGCTGCTCAGCGATGCGCCGCGCCGCTCGGGGCAACGTTCGCTGCCGCAGAAGGCCACGCAGGCGATGAACGCGCTGCTGCTCGAGCGCGGCTGGCGCAAGGACCAGATCCTCGAGGCCTATCTTAATCTCGTGCCGTTCCGCGGCGAGACGGTCGGGCTCGCCGCGCTGTCGCAGGTCCTGTTCGGCAAGGCGCCGTCCGGCCTCGATGCACGCGAGGCCGCGATCGCCGCGGCGCTGGTGCGCGGGCCCAACGCGACGCCCGCGAAGGTTGCCGAGCGTGCGTGCCGGATCCTGCGCGACATGCGCGCCGAGCAGGCGTGTGCGTCGCTCGACGGCTACGTGCAGCTGGTGATCGCACGCCCCGCCAGCGCCGTGCGCGACGACGGCGCGGCGCTGGCCCCGCACTTCGCTCGGCGCATCGCGGCCGAGGTCAGACCGGCGGCCGGCGCGCAGGTGCGCACGACGCTCGACGCGCCGCTGCAGCGCTTCGCACGCGACACGCTGACGCGCGCGCTGACCGAGCTCAACGCGCCCGCGCATCGGCGCAACGTGAACGACGGCGCGGTCGTCGTGATCGACAACGCGAGCGGCGAGATTCGCGCGTGGGTCGGCTCGTCGGGCGCGTTGTCGAGCGCGCGCGACGTCGATGCCGTGCTCGCGCCGCGCCAGGCCGGCTCGACGCTCAAGCCGTTCCTCTATGCGCAGGCGATCGACGAGAAACGGCTGACCGCCGCGTCGCTGCTCGACGATGCGCCGGTCAACCTCGCCGCCGGCGGCGGCCTCTACATTCCGCAGAACTACGACAAGGATTTCAAGGGCTGGGTCAGCGTGCGCAGCGCGCTCGGCGGCTCGCTGAACGTGCCGGCCGTACGCACGCTCGTGCTCGTCACGCCGCACCGCTTTGCGCGCACCTTGACCGCGCTGGGCCTGCCGCTCGCGCAGGAAGGCGACTACTACGGCTTCAGCCTCGCGCTCGGCAGCGCGGACGTCACGCTGCTGTCGCTGGCCAATGCGTATCGCGCGCTCGCAAACGGCGGCGTCGCGCGCAAGGTCGTCGACGTGCCTGCGCCCGCGCCGGCCGCCGGCGCATCGACACCGGGACGCACCGACAACGGCACGCGGGTGTTCAGCGAAGCGGCCAGCTTCGTCGTCACCGACATCCTCTCCGACAACAACGCGCGCGTGCGCACGTTCGGCTTCGACAACCCGCTCGCGACGCGCTTCTTCTCCGCGGTCAAGACCGGCACGAGCAAGGACATGCGCGACAACTGGACCGTCGGTTTCACGTCGCGCTATACGGTCGGCGTGTGGGTCGGCAATGCGGACGGCTCGCCGATGTGGGACGTGTCGGGGGTGACGGGCGCGTCGCCGGTGTGGTCGGCCGTCGTCGGCTACCTGCACCGCGACCTGCCGAGCCGCGCGCCGCAGCCGCCGGCCGGCGTCGAAACGCGCCGCATCACGTTCGAGCGCGAGGTCGAGCCGTCGCGCAACGAATGGTTCATCGCGGGCACGGCCCTCGACACGATCCGGCTGGCGGCGCCCGTCACGCCGGGCAAGGACGGCGCGCGTGCGCCGCTGACGATCGGCGCGCCGACCGACGGCACGATCTTCGCGATCGATCCGGACATTCCGCCGAAGAATCAGCGGATCTGGTTCGAGCGGTCGGCCGGACACGCCGCGCGGTTCGCATGGCGGCTCGACGACAAGGTGATCGGGCATGCCGACCGCATCGCCTGGATGCCGTGGCCGGGCCGGCACCGGCTCGAACTCGTCGATGCGCACGGCAACGTCGCGGATGCGATCGGCTTCGAGGTGCGCGGCGCGTTCGCGAAGGCGGCCGCCCGCAAGCCCTAG